From the Excalfactoria chinensis isolate bCotChi1 chromosome 1, bCotChi1.hap2, whole genome shotgun sequence genome, one window contains:
- the GAP43 gene encoding neuromodulin: MLCCMRRTKQVEKNEDGDQKIEQDGIKPEDKAHKAATKIQASFRGHITRKKLKGEKKADAPASESEAADKKDEGPAGGAAENKESEASAATEASAADSAQVDEGSKDSSAPAEEKKGDGAADTGSEQPAPQAATPAASSEEKPAAAAETESATKASTDNSPSLKADEAQDKEEPKQADVPAADTTATTTPAAEDATAKATAQPQMETVESSQTEEKTDAVEETKPTESAQQEEVKEEESKADQENA; the protein is encoded by the exons GTTGAAAAAAATGAGGACGGGGACCAAAAGATTGAGCAAGATGGCATCAAACCAGAAGATAAAGCTCATAAGGCAGCCACCAAAATCCAGGCCAGCTTCCGTGGACACATAACAAGGAAAAAGCTCAAGGGAGAGAAGAAGGCAGATGCCCCCGCATCCGAGTCTGAGGCCGCTGACAAGAAGGACGAAGGCCCTGCTGGCGGAGCTGCCGAGAACAAAGAGAGTGaggcttctgctgccacagaggCCAGCGCCGCCGACAGTGCCCAGGTGGATGAGGGCAGCAAAGACAGCAGCGCtccagcagaggagaaaaaaggggATGGAGCCGCTGACACAGGCTCAGAGCAGCCAGCCCCACAGGCTGCCACTCCTGCCGCCTCCTCGGAGGAAAAACCCGCTGCCGCTGCTGAGACGGAAAGTGCCACTAAAGCTTCCACTGATAACTCGCCATCCTTGAAGGCTGACGAAGCCCAAGACAAAGAGGAGCCTAAACAAGCCGACGTGCCTGCTGCTGACACCACTGCCACCACCACCCCTGCCGCAGAGGATGCTACTGCCAAGGCAACAGCGCAACCCCAAATGGAGACAGTGGAGAGCAGCCAAACCGAAGAGAAGACAG ATGCTGTAGAAGAAACCAAACCTACTGAAAGTGCCCAGCAGGAAGAGGTGAAAGAAGAAGAGAGCAAGGCGGACCAAGAAAATGCCTGA